In Candidatus Brocadiaceae bacterium, the genomic stretch GCGGCCCGACGAGTTCCGCGCCCAGGGCCGCGGCGGCAAGGGCGTCATCGGGGCCGACGTCCAGGACGACGACTTCATCGAGTTCGCCTTTGCCGCCAGCACGCATGACTACATGCTGTTCTTCACGAACCTGGGTCAGGTCTACTGGCTCAAGGTGTTCATGCTGCCGCAGATGCCGCGCACCGCCCGCGGGCGGGCGCTCGTCAACGTGCTGACGCTTCAGGAAGGCGAGCGCGTCACGGGGGTCATTCCCGTCAGCGAGTTCGACGAGGACTACTACCTGCTGATGGCCACCTCGGCCGGCGTTGTGAAGAAGACGCCGCTGGACGCCTTCGGCAAGCGCGGTTCCGGCGGCATCATCGCCCTGAGCCTGGCCGAGGGCGACCAGCTCATCGGCGTGCGCAAGACCAACGGCAAGCAGGACATCATCCTCGGCACGCAGAAGGGCCGCGCGATACGGTTCAACGAGCAGGACGTGCGGCCGATGGGCCGCACCGCCGCCGGCGTGCGCGGCATCCGCCTGCGCAAGGGCGACCGCGTCGTGGGACTGGCCATCGTGTGCGAGGGCGCCGCCCTGCTGACCGTGAGTGAGAACGGATACGGCAAGCGCACGGACTTCTCCGAATACGCCTCCCAGCGCCGCGGCGGACAGGGCGTCATCGCCATCAAGGTGTCCGCCCGCAACGGCGCGGTCGTGGCCGTGCACGAGACGTTCGAGACCGAACAGCTCATCCTGGTCACCGAACAGGGGAAGACCGTGCGGATCCCGGCCGCGTCCGTCAGCTGCATCGGGCGCAACACGCAGGGCGTGCGCATGATCACGACCGACGCCGGCGACCGGGTCAGCAGCGTGGCGGCCATCGTGCCGGACGACGACGAGGAGGAGACGGTCGAGACCGCAGGCGAGGTCCCGGAGCCCGCGCCGGCCGAGCCGGAGCCCGCCGAGGATGAGGATGGCGGCTCGGATGCCGACGACGCCGAGGATGCCGACGCTCAGGAGTTCGATGCCTGAGCAACCCTTGCCTGAGGAGCGCTTTCCATGCAGATGCCCGAAACCCTGGCAGTCACGGACCTGCCGGGCCTCGAGCCGGTCAGTCGCGGCAAGGTGCGCGACATCTACGCCGTCGATGATCGCCTGCTGATCGTCGCCACGGACCGCATCAGTTGCTTCGACGTCGTGCTACGCACGGCGATCCCCTGGAAGGGCAAGGTGCTGACCCACCTGACGGAGTTCTGGCTGGGCCGCCTGGCCCACCTGGCGCCCAACCACCTTGTGACGACCGACGTCGGGCGGATGGGCCTGGCCGTTGCGCCCCATGCCGCCTCGCTGCGCGGCCGCAGCATGCTGGTCCGGCGCGCGGACATCGTGCCGGTCGAGTGCGTCGTGCGCGGCTACCTGTCCGGATCGGGCTGGCGCTCCTACCGCGAGAGCGGCTCGGTGTGCGGCGTCGCGCTGCCGGACGGCCTGCGCGAGAGCGATCGGCTCCCGGAACCCATCTTCACCCCCACCACGAAGGCCGACGCAGGCCATGACCTGCCCCTGACGATGGCCGAGGTCGAGTCGCGCGTGGGCGCCGACCTGGCCCGGCGCCTGAAGGACCTGTCCATCCGCGTCTACCTGGAGGCCTCCGACTACGCCGCCGGGCAAGGCATCATCATCAGCGACACGAAGTTCGAATGGGGCTTCGTGGACGGAGAGCTGACGCTGGCGGATGAAGTGCTCACGCCTGATTCCTCGCGCTTCTGGCCGGCCGATCTCTATGCGCCCGGGCGTGCGCAGGCGTCCTACGACAAGCAGTACGTGCGCGACTGGCTGGATGAGGCGGGATGGGACCACGAGCCGCCCTCCCCCGAGCTGCCGGACGAGGTCGTGCGCAGAACCGCCGAGAAGTACCTCGAAGCCTGCCGCCTGCTCACCGGCCGCACGCCGGAGGCCTGAGGCCGGCTCACCCCAGCCCGAAGAGCGACTTGACCGCGCTCCAGAGGGCTGTGAAGTGCTCGACGGCATCGGGGTCGCGCACGGTGCCGGACCAGACGTGCCTGCCCACGCCGGCCTGCGCAAGCACGTACGTGCCGATGGCAAGCTGCCCGATCGCAGTCGTCCCGGTCGCGAACTGCCCCAGA encodes the following:
- a CDS encoding phosphoribosylaminoimidazolesuccinocarboxamide synthase produces the protein MPETLAVTDLPGLEPVSRGKVRDIYAVDDRLLIVATDRISCFDVVLRTAIPWKGKVLTHLTEFWLGRLAHLAPNHLVTTDVGRMGLAVAPHAASLRGRSMLVRRADIVPVECVVRGYLSGSGWRSYRESGSVCGVALPDGLRESDRLPEPIFTPTTKADAGHDLPLTMAEVESRVGADLARRLKDLSIRVYLEASDYAAGQGIIISDTKFEWGFVDGELTLADEVLTPDSSRFWPADLYAPGRAQASYDKQYVRDWLDEAGWDHEPPSPELPDEVVRRTAEKYLEACRLLTGRTPEA